A single region of the Syntrophotaleaceae bacterium genome encodes:
- a CDS encoding ADP-ribosylglycohydrolase family protein translates to MLGAIAGDIIGSRFEWRNIKTKGFSLFSPECRFTDDSVLTVALADSLLSRVPFAVKLKEYYHLYPDAGYGGRFHLWANSESMEPYYSFGNGAAMRTSPVAWFFNDLETVLGEAEASAACTHNHPEGIRGAQATAAAIFLARTGRGKDYIRDFIVDQFGYDFNWRLEDIRPYYTFDVTCQGSVPQAMQAFFEAADFEDSIRNAISIGGDSDTIACITGGIAEAFFGKVPISIRNEVIDRLDERLSAVVKMFLQAVGRW, encoded by the coding sequence ATGCTTGGCGCGATCGCCGGGGACATCATAGGTTCCCGCTTTGAATGGCGAAACATCAAGACCAAGGGATTTTCCCTGTTCAGCCCGGAATGTCGGTTTACCGATGACTCGGTATTGACCGTCGCCCTGGCGGACAGCCTCCTTTCCAGGGTGCCCTTTGCAGTCAAGCTCAAGGAGTACTATCATCTCTATCCCGATGCCGGATACGGCGGGCGGTTCCATCTCTGGGCCAACAGCGAAAGCATGGAACCGTATTATTCCTTCGGCAACGGGGCGGCTATGAGAACCAGTCCGGTGGCTTGGTTCTTCAACGATCTCGAGACGGTGCTCGGGGAGGCTGAGGCCAGCGCTGCCTGCACGCACAATCATCCCGAGGGGATTAGGGGCGCTCAGGCTACGGCGGCCGCCATTTTTCTGGCTCGCACTGGCCGGGGCAAGGACTATATCCGCGACTTTATCGTCGACCAATTCGGCTACGATTTTAATTGGAGGCTTGAAGACATCCGCCCCTATTACACCTTCGATGTGACCTGCCAGGGGTCGGTGCCACAGGCTATGCAGGCCTTTTTCGAGGCTGCAGATTTCGAGGACTCAATCCGCAACGCCATATCCATTGGCGGTGACAGCGACACCATCGCCTGTATCACAGGAGGGATAGCGGAAGCTTTTTTCGGAAAGGTGCCGATCTCGATCCGAAATGAGGTGATCGATCGTCTGGATGAGCGGCTCTCGGCAGTGGTTAAAATGTTCTTGCAGGCCGTCGGTCGCTGGTGA
- a CDS encoding substrate-binding domain-containing protein produces MKKYFSFAALICFLFVTAFPVLAQPKAEATYGQGTNSFSLATGSPGELGLLQLLAEAFSKKADSSMIWVKAGSGKSLELLKNREVDMIMVHAPTAEKKAVAEGWAVKRTLIGSNEFYIVGPATDPAGIASATGVADAYARIAKTQSKFFSRGDNSGTHKKELAVWKLAGIEPEGDWYVVTKDFMMATLKRADQEQGYFMTDSSTWIAARKELAGLKVLFKGDKFIINTYHALSQPEGATPGAATAAQFIDFVASDEGQQIIRDYGKDQYGEGLYNDAVYASQFE; encoded by the coding sequence ATGAAAAAGTATTTTTCCTTTGCCGCCCTGATCTGCTTTCTGTTTGTCACTGCATTTCCGGTCCTCGCCCAGCCCAAGGCGGAAGCCACTTATGGCCAAGGAACGAACAGCTTCAGCCTCGCCACCGGCAGCCCCGGCGAACTCGGTCTACTGCAGCTGCTGGCTGAAGCCTTTTCGAAGAAAGCCGACTCCAGCATGATCTGGGTCAAAGCCGGTTCGGGAAAATCCCTGGAGCTGCTGAAAAACAGGGAAGTCGACATGATCATGGTGCATGCCCCGACCGCCGAAAAGAAAGCCGTGGCCGAGGGCTGGGCCGTAAAGCGAACCCTGATCGGATCCAATGAGTTTTACATTGTCGGCCCTGCCACCGACCCTGCCGGCATCGCCTCGGCGACCGGCGTGGCCGATGCCTATGCCCGAATCGCCAAAACCCAGTCCAAGTTCTTTTCACGGGGGGACAACTCAGGGACCCACAAAAAGGAGCTGGCGGTCTGGAAGCTGGCCGGTATCGAACCTGAGGGCGACTGGTACGTCGTCACCAAGGACTTCATGATGGCCACTCTGAAAAGGGCGGATCAAGAACAGGGCTACTTCATGACCGACAGCAGCACCTGGATTGCCGCACGCAAAGAACTGGCCGGCCTCAAAGTTCTGTTCAAAGGGGACAAGTTCATCATCAACACCTACCATGCCTTGAGTCAACCGGAAGGCGCCACTCCTGGCGCGGCAACTGCCGCCCAATTCATCGATTTCGTAGCTTCTGACGAAGGACAGCAGATCATCCGTGACTACGGCAAGGACCAGTACGGCGAAGGGTTGTACAACGACGCCGTTTATGCCAGCCAGTTTGAATAG
- a CDS encoding substrate-binding domain-containing protein — protein sequence MKSFLRIFSTSLILLAFLSTGALAEERLKLSTTTSTEASGLLDHLLPTFEKQNNVKVDVISVGTGKAIELAKSGDVDVTLVHARSKEDAFVESGYGVNRRDVMYNDFIILGPANDPAGVKSAKTVSEAMQKIAKSKSTFISRGDDSGTHTMEKSLWKKAGVEPKGDWYVEAGQGMGEVIVMATQKKGYTLADRGTYIAFEDKTDLQIVKEGDETLFNPYGVIAVNPEKHPHVNYDKAMAFIEFLTGPEGQKMINNFTLNGKQLFFTYDKK from the coding sequence ATGAAATCGTTCCTGCGTATTTTCTCCACATCACTGATCCTGCTGGCGTTCCTGAGCACCGGCGCCCTTGCCGAGGAGCGCCTCAAGCTCTCCACCACCACCTCAACGGAAGCTTCGGGGCTGCTGGACCATCTGCTCCCCACCTTTGAAAAGCAGAACAACGTCAAGGTCGACGTCATCTCTGTCGGCACAGGCAAGGCGATCGAGCTTGCCAAATCCGGCGACGTGGACGTCACCCTGGTGCATGCACGCAGCAAGGAAGATGCCTTCGTCGAATCGGGCTACGGTGTCAACCGCCGAGACGTCATGTACAACGACTTTATCATCCTGGGCCCCGCCAATGACCCCGCCGGCGTCAAATCGGCGAAGACCGTCTCTGAAGCCATGCAGAAAATTGCCAAATCCAAATCGACCTTTATCAGCCGTGGCGATGATTCCGGTACCCATACCATGGAAAAATCGCTGTGGAAAAAAGCCGGCGTCGAACCGAAGGGTGACTGGTATGTGGAAGCCGGACAGGGCATGGGCGAGGTCATCGTGATGGCTACCCAGAAGAAAGGCTACACGCTGGCCGACCGCGGCACCTACATCGCTTTTGAGGACAAAACCGATCTGCAGATTGTCAAGGAAGGGGACGAAACCCTTTTCAATCCCTATGGGGTCATTGCCGTCAATCCTGAAAAACACCCCCATGTCAACTACGACAAGGCCATGGCTTTCATTGAATTCCTGACCGGTCCCGAGGGACAGAAGATGATCAACAACTTTACCCTGAACGGCAAGCAGCTGTTCTTCACCTATGACAAGAAATAA
- a CDS encoding diguanylate cyclase — MDETIPSGRKKYSSLADPFKELGYFERTDSSTPGMIALVDRAHLFRMVNDAFCQAFGRNRETLLGTPVADLLQTEASGNPFRDHMDRTFAGETVVFEQWFSLPPLGRRFLSMTYHPVRESGGTIDNIFLDVRDITDFKRAESERQRVFDASPDMLGIAGFDGYLKDLNPSWTRILGWQMEELRSRPYQALIHPQDLEATLEAEERLLLRQKISGFENRILCKDDSYRWISWSAFADIKRKEFFLVGRDVTESKMLAEVLRYSEKKYRTIFDSAGDYLFVHDFSWIILDVNQVACEKLGFAREDLLKQSLLDICGETRTRMGKILSQLQKTGEACIETRLVGADGKERNIWINSRAIEYDAEQAVLSVARDISERKQMEEKLRTLATLDPLTETSNRRHFLECARKELMRSRRYASPLPMLILDIDHFKNINDCHGHHVGDKVLKSVASTCLSTLRATDIFGRLGGEEFVALLPHTDPSGARLTAERLRQALAQLRVGSENGPINITVSIGLAMAESEDGSVEEVLQRADTALYEAKAKGRNRVEVG; from the coding sequence ATGGACGAGACAATCCCTTCAGGCCGCAAGAAGTATTCATCCCTTGCCGACCCTTTCAAGGAACTCGGTTATTTCGAGCGGACCGACTCTTCCACTCCCGGCATGATCGCCCTGGTTGACCGTGCCCACCTGTTCCGCATGGTGAATGATGCCTTTTGCCAAGCCTTCGGCAGAAATCGGGAAACTCTCCTCGGCACCCCGGTGGCGGACCTTCTACAAACGGAAGCCTCGGGAAATCCCTTCCGGGATCACATGGACCGCACCTTCGCCGGCGAAACCGTTGTTTTCGAACAATGGTTTTCCCTCCCCCCCCTCGGCCGAAGGTTCCTTTCAATGACCTATCACCCTGTTCGCGAAAGCGGCGGCACGATCGATAATATTTTTCTCGACGTGCGTGATATCACCGATTTCAAACGAGCGGAAAGCGAGCGCCAGAGAGTATTCGACGCCTCCCCCGACATGCTCGGCATAGCCGGTTTCGACGGCTACCTCAAGGATCTGAACCCCTCCTGGACCCGTATATTGGGTTGGCAGATGGAGGAGTTGAGGAGCAGACCGTATCAGGCGCTGATCCATCCCCAGGACTTGGAGGCGACCCTCGAGGCCGAGGAAAGACTGCTGCTGCGGCAGAAAATCTCGGGATTCGAAAACCGGATACTATGCAAGGATGATTCCTATCGATGGATCTCCTGGAGCGCTTTCGCCGACATTAAACGGAAAGAATTCTTCCTCGTGGGCCGCGACGTGACCGAAAGCAAAATGCTGGCCGAAGTGTTGCGATATTCCGAAAAAAAATACAGGACGATTTTCGACAGTGCTGGAGACTACCTGTTCGTTCACGATTTTTCCTGGATAATCCTCGACGTCAATCAGGTGGCCTGCGAGAAACTCGGCTTCGCCCGGGAGGACCTGCTGAAGCAGTCCCTGCTCGACATCTGCGGCGAAACCAGAACCCGGATGGGTAAGATTCTTTCGCAACTGCAGAAAACCGGCGAGGCCTGCATTGAAACACGTCTTGTGGGAGCGGATGGAAAGGAAAGGAATATCTGGATCAATTCGCGGGCCATTGAATACGACGCCGAGCAGGCCGTGCTCAGCGTGGCGCGGGACATATCGGAACGCAAGCAGATGGAGGAAAAGCTGCGCACCCTGGCCACCCTCGACCCCCTGACCGAAACCAGCAACCGCCGCCACTTCCTGGAATGCGCCCGCAAGGAGCTGATGCGCAGCCGGCGCTATGCCAGCCCCCTGCCGATGCTCATCCTCGACATCGACCATTTCAAGAACATCAATGACTGCCATGGGCATCACGTGGGGGACAAGGTGCTCAAAAGCGTCGCCTCCACCTGCCTTTCGACCCTGCGAGCCACCGATATTTTCGGCCGCCTGGGGGGGGAGGAGTTCGTCGCCCTGCTTCCCCACACGGACCCCAGCGGAGCCCGGCTGACTGCGGAGCGCCTTCGTCAGGCCCTGGCCCAACTGAGGGTGGGGAGCGAAAACGGCCCGATCAATATCACCGTCAGCATCGGTCTGGCCATGGCGGAATCGGAAGACGGTTCGGTGGAAGAGGTGCTGCAACGGGCGGACACGGCCCTCTACGAGGCCAAGGCCAAAGGTCGGAACCGGGTCGAGGTGGGCTGA
- a CDS encoding ATP synthase F0 subunit B, giving the protein MINIDWTLLVQAVNFFILLGLLHWVLYRPLRKVIDCRQDEIKGSLDRVRELEEDISGKQAVYKEKVESVRDEARQQREEMRHSVASKQAQLLSAAHGQVEASRDSIRERIAAQRSEAAALLKDEANRLAAAITRKIAGRSL; this is encoded by the coding sequence GTGATCAATATTGACTGGACCCTGCTGGTGCAGGCGGTGAACTTTTTCATACTGCTCGGCCTTTTGCATTGGGTGCTGTATCGGCCGCTGCGTAAAGTCATCGATTGCCGTCAGGATGAAATCAAGGGCTCATTGGACCGGGTCAGGGAGTTGGAGGAAGATATTTCCGGCAAGCAGGCTGTCTATAAGGAAAAGGTTGAATCCGTTCGGGACGAAGCCCGCCAGCAGCGGGAAGAAATGCGCCACTCGGTTGCATCGAAGCAGGCCCAACTCCTGAGCGCTGCCCATGGACAGGTTGAGGCTTCCCGGGACAGTATCAGGGAAAGAATCGCAGCTCAAAGGAGCGAGGCCGCTGCCCTCCTCAAAGATGAGGCCAATCGCCTGGCCGCAGCCATTACCCGGAAAATTGCGGGGAGGTCGTTGTGA
- the atpH gene encoding ATP synthase F1 subunit delta has protein sequence MSDTVIAKRYARALAELGREHGQVQEFGLELERLVEAFTVEPRLGLLLTSPSLDEEKKIAIISGLADYLQLSAMLRNFCGLLLSRNRLQLLPVIAEVYKGLADAVMGIQRAQVTSVVPLESYQREELRQALSERCEANVVLEEKIEPELLGGIRVQLGNRVLDGSVRTQLRRLAGNINRG, from the coding sequence ATGAGCGATACCGTGATCGCCAAGCGCTACGCCAGGGCACTTGCGGAACTGGGCCGGGAGCATGGACAGGTGCAGGAGTTCGGACTGGAGCTCGAACGCCTTGTCGAGGCCTTTACCGTCGAACCCCGACTCGGTCTGCTGCTGACCAGCCCCTCCCTCGACGAGGAGAAAAAAATCGCCATTATTTCCGGCCTTGCCGATTATCTGCAGCTTTCAGCTATGCTTCGTAATTTCTGCGGCCTCCTGCTGAGCAGAAACAGGCTGCAGCTGCTGCCGGTCATTGCCGAGGTCTATAAGGGGTTGGCTGATGCCGTAATGGGCATTCAAAGGGCGCAGGTGACCAGCGTCGTTCCTCTCGAGTCCTATCAGCGGGAGGAGTTGCGGCAGGCATTGAGCGAACGCTGTGAGGCGAATGTCGTGCTTGAAGAAAAGATTGAGCCCGAGCTGCTCGGCGGGATCCGGGTACAGCTTGGCAATCGAGTCCTGGATGGCAGCGTCCGCACGCAGTTGCGACGGCTTGCCGGGAACATCAACAGAGGGTAA
- the atpA gene encoding F0F1 ATP synthase subunit alpha yields MEIRAAEICNIIKEQIENFEKQIEVSEMGTIISVGDGIARIHGLEQAMAGELLEFPGETMGMVLNLEEDNVGAAILGEAHHIKEGDTVRRTGRIVEVPVGESLVGRVVNGIGQAIDGGAEIAAEERRYVEVKAPGIVTRKSVHEPLQTGIKAVDAMVPIGRGQRELIIGDRQTGKTALAIDTIINQKGQNIVCIYVAIGQKRSTVAQVVDKLRQYNAMDYTIVVSASASDPAPLQFIAPYTGVTMGEYFRDNGKHALIIYDDLSKHAVAYRQLSLLLRRPPGREAYPGDVFYLHSRLLERAAKLNDELGGGSLTALPIIETQAGDVSAYIPTNVISITDGQIFLETDLFYSGVRPAINVGLSVSRVGGSAQVKAMKQVAGTLRLALAQYREMAAFAQFGSDLDAATQKQLARGARLVEILKQPQYQPLPVEKQALLIFSANNGYIDDIPVSAIRKFEIELYSYFENRRPEVLTTLREKKAIDPALDEQIRAALAEFKDQFKP; encoded by the coding sequence ATGGAAATCAGAGCGGCAGAAATCTGCAACATCATCAAAGAGCAGATCGAAAATTTCGAAAAGCAGATCGAAGTCAGCGAGATGGGCACCATCATCTCCGTCGGCGATGGCATCGCACGCATCCATGGACTCGAGCAGGCCATGGCCGGTGAACTCCTCGAGTTTCCCGGCGAAACCATGGGCATGGTACTCAATCTGGAAGAGGACAACGTGGGCGCCGCCATCCTGGGTGAAGCCCATCATATCAAGGAAGGCGACACGGTCCGGCGGACGGGACGTATCGTCGAGGTCCCCGTGGGGGAGTCCCTCGTCGGGCGGGTGGTGAACGGTATCGGACAGGCGATCGACGGCGGAGCTGAAATCGCTGCCGAGGAACGGCGGTATGTGGAAGTCAAGGCACCGGGGATCGTCACCAGGAAATCGGTGCATGAGCCCCTGCAGACCGGTATCAAGGCCGTCGATGCCATGGTGCCGATCGGCCGCGGCCAGCGCGAGCTGATTATCGGCGACCGTCAGACCGGCAAGACCGCCCTGGCTATCGACACCATCATCAACCAGAAGGGCCAGAACATCGTCTGCATCTATGTCGCCATCGGGCAGAAGCGCTCCACGGTTGCCCAGGTGGTCGACAAGCTGCGCCAGTACAATGCGATGGACTATACCATCGTCGTTTCCGCCAGCGCTTCCGACCCCGCCCCTCTACAGTTCATCGCCCCTTATACCGGGGTCACCATGGGGGAATATTTCCGGGACAATGGCAAACACGCTTTGATCATCTATGACGATCTCTCCAAGCATGCCGTCGCCTATCGCCAGCTTTCACTGCTTTTGCGCCGTCCGCCTGGACGGGAAGCCTATCCGGGCGACGTTTTCTATCTGCACAGCCGTCTTCTTGAACGCGCGGCTAAACTCAACGATGAACTGGGAGGCGGCAGTCTGACCGCCTTGCCGATCATCGAAACCCAGGCCGGTGACGTTTCCGCCTACATCCCCACCAACGTCATCAGTATTACCGACGGCCAGATTTTCCTCGAGACCGACCTGTTCTACAGTGGTGTGCGACCGGCCATCAACGTCGGTCTTTCCGTCTCCCGCGTGGGCGGCAGTGCCCAGGTCAAAGCCATGAAACAGGTCGCCGGTACCCTGCGTCTGGCGCTGGCCCAGTACCGCGAAATGGCCGCCTTCGCCCAGTTCGGATCCGATCTCGATGCCGCCACCCAGAAACAGCTCGCCCGCGGTGCCCGGCTGGTCGAAATTCTCAAGCAGCCCCAGTATCAGCCGCTGCCTGTCGAAAAGCAGGCCCTGCTGATTTTCTCCGCCAATAACGGATACATCGACGATATTCCGGTCAGCGCAATCCGAAAATTCGAAATCGAACTGTACAGCTATTTCGAAAACCGCCGTCCCGAAGTGCTGACCACCCTGCGGGAAAAGAAAGCCATCGATCCTGCCCTCGACGAGCAGATTCGGGCTGCCCTGGCGGAGTTCAAGGATCAGTTCAAACCTTAA
- the atpG gene encoding ATP synthase F1 subunit gamma gives MPNLKDIKKRINSVRSTQQITKAMKMVAAARFRKAQQAVVAARPYSDKMHSVLSSLALREDRRAHPLLAERGKECALVVLITSDRGLCGGFNTNAAKAAERFIRERQGGFARYEMLIVGRKGREYMRSRSEVNVVKSHEGVTSQASYHVASLLGQEIVAEWTEGRYDGIFLVYNTFRSAISQEVTADQLLPIVPRPLDEGEVATSFLYEPNRVEVLSSLLPKYVEVQIYRALVESLASEHGARMSAMDSATSNAADMISALTLQYNRARQAVITKELVEIISGAQSVQ, from the coding sequence ATGCCCAATCTCAAGGACATCAAAAAACGGATCAACTCGGTGCGCAGCACCCAGCAGATCACCAAAGCCATGAAGATGGTGGCGGCGGCGCGTTTCCGCAAGGCGCAGCAGGCGGTGGTGGCGGCACGGCCCTACTCGGACAAGATGCACTCCGTTCTCTCCAGCCTTGCGCTGCGCGAGGATCGCCGCGCCCATCCGCTGCTGGCCGAGCGAGGCAAGGAGTGCGCCCTGGTGGTGCTGATAACCTCAGACCGGGGGCTCTGCGGTGGCTTCAACACCAATGCCGCCAAAGCCGCCGAGCGCTTCATCCGGGAACGGCAAGGTGGGTTCGCACGCTACGAGATGCTGATTGTCGGCCGCAAAGGCAGGGAGTACATGCGGAGCCGATCGGAAGTGAACGTCGTCAAAAGCCATGAAGGGGTTACCAGTCAGGCTTCCTACCACGTCGCTTCTCTGCTGGGGCAGGAGATTGTGGCTGAATGGACCGAAGGGCGCTACGACGGTATCTTTCTTGTTTACAATACCTTCCGTAGTGCAATCAGCCAGGAGGTAACCGCGGATCAGCTGTTGCCCATCGTGCCTCGTCCCCTGGATGAGGGGGAGGTGGCCACCAGCTTTCTGTACGAGCCCAATCGGGTCGAAGTGCTGAGTTCGCTGCTGCCGAAGTATGTGGAAGTTCAGATCTACCGGGCCCTGGTGGAATCGCTGGCTTCCGAGCACGGAGCGAGAATGAGCGCCATGGACAGCGCCACCAGCAATGCCGCAGACATGATCAGTGCCCTGACCTTGCAGTACAACCGAGCCCGGCAGGCTGTGATCACCAAGGAACTGGTGGAGATCATATCCGGCGCCCAGTCGGTTCAGTAG
- the atpD gene encoding F0F1 ATP synthase subunit beta, with amino-acid sequence MNQGTITQVIGPVVDVEFADGKLPEIYHALKITNPSLGEGEWNLVVEVAQHLGENVVRAIAMDSTDGLVRGQPVLDTGAQITMPVGAGTLGRILNVVGQPVDEMGEVKTETRWEIHRPTPEFVDQSTKVEAFETGIKVVDLLAPYARGGKIGLFGGAGVGKTVLIMELIHNIAKQHGGYSVFAGVGERTREGNDLWNEMKESGVLDKASLVYGQMNEPPGARARVALSALTVAEYFRDEQNQDVLLFIDNIFRFTQAGSEVSALLGRIPSAVGYQPTLSTEMGELQERITTTRHGSITSVQAIYVPADDLTDPAPATAFAHLDATTVLSRQIAELGIYPAVDPLDSTSRILDPQVVGDEHYQVAREVQFVLQRYKDLQDIIAILGMDELSEEDKLVVARARKIQRFLSQPFHVAEIFTGTPGKYVELKDTIAGFQQILAGEHDGVPEQAFYMVGTIEEVLQNAARLAG; translated from the coding sequence ATGAATCAAGGAACCATCACCCAGGTCATCGGCCCGGTCGTCGACGTCGAATTCGCCGACGGCAAACTGCCCGAGATCTATCACGCCCTCAAAATTACCAACCCCTCGCTCGGTGAGGGCGAATGGAATCTGGTGGTCGAAGTGGCCCAGCATCTGGGCGAGAACGTCGTACGGGCCATTGCCATGGATTCCACCGACGGTCTTGTGCGCGGTCAGCCGGTCCTCGATACGGGGGCGCAGATCACCATGCCCGTCGGAGCGGGGACCCTTGGGAGGATTCTCAATGTGGTCGGCCAACCGGTGGACGAGATGGGCGAGGTCAAAACCGAAACCCGTTGGGAAATCCATCGTCCGACCCCTGAGTTCGTCGACCAGTCGACCAAGGTGGAAGCCTTCGAAACCGGCATCAAGGTCGTCGACCTCCTCGCCCCTTATGCCCGTGGCGGCAAGATCGGGTTGTTCGGCGGCGCCGGGGTCGGCAAGACGGTTCTGATCATGGAGCTGATTCACAATATCGCCAAGCAGCACGGCGGGTATTCCGTTTTCGCCGGAGTTGGTGAGCGCACCCGCGAAGGAAACGACCTCTGGAACGAAATGAAGGAGTCCGGGGTCCTCGACAAGGCGTCGCTGGTTTACGGCCAGATGAACGAGCCCCCCGGCGCCCGCGCCCGGGTCGCCCTGTCCGCCCTGACTGTCGCCGAATATTTCCGGGATGAGCAGAACCAGGACGTGCTGCTGTTCATCGACAACATTTTCCGCTTCACCCAGGCAGGCTCCGAAGTGTCCGCCCTGTTGGGTCGCATCCCTTCCGCCGTCGGCTATCAGCCTACGCTGTCAACGGAAATGGGCGAGCTGCAGGAGCGCATCACGACGACTCGGCACGGCTCCATCACATCGGTTCAGGCCATCTATGTGCCGGCCGACGACCTGACCGACCCGGCTCCTGCTACCGCCTTTGCCCATCTGGATGCGACAACCGTTCTTTCGCGGCAGATTGCCGAACTCGGCATCTATCCCGCCGTGGATCCTCTCGACTCCACCAGCCGCATCCTCGACCCCCAGGTCGTGGGCGACGAGCACTACCAGGTGGCCCGTGAGGTGCAGTTCGTGCTGCAGAGGTACAAGGACCTGCAGGACATCATCGCCATTCTCGGCATGGACGAACTTTCCGAGGAGGACAAGCTGGTCGTCGCCCGGGCACGGAAGATCCAGCGCTTTCTCTCGCAGCCTTTCCACGTCGCCGAAATCTTCACCGGCACGCCCGGCAAGTATGTCGAACTCAAGGATACCATCGCCGGTTTCCAGCAGATACTGGCCGGTGAACATGACGGGGTGCCCGAGCAGGCCTTCTACATGGTCGGCACCATTGAAGAAGTTTTGCAGAACGCCGCCCGTTTGGCCGGCTGA
- a CDS encoding F0F1 ATP synthase subunit epsilon, with protein MAKLKLELITPVKKVLSEEVDEIVAPGSLGQFGVLPGHTPMLTTLQVGEMSYRQGEQRHYVAVNWGYVEIENDLVVILVETAEAGDEIDLERARRAMSRAEKALSELSPEDKDFRVRQAALERALVRIQVASRKVK; from the coding sequence ATGGCGAAACTGAAACTGGAACTGATCACCCCGGTCAAAAAGGTGCTCAGCGAAGAGGTCGACGAAATCGTTGCTCCCGGCAGCCTGGGTCAGTTCGGGGTGCTTCCGGGGCACACCCCGATGCTCACTACACTGCAGGTGGGCGAAATGTCCTACAGGCAGGGGGAGCAGCGCCATTATGTGGCGGTCAACTGGGGCTACGTGGAGATCGAAAACGATCTTGTGGTCATTCTGGTCGAAACCGCCGAGGCCGGGGACGAGATAGATCTGGAACGGGCTCGACGGGCGATGTCCAGGGCGGAAAAGGCTTTGTCCGAACTGAGCCCCGAAGACAAGGATTTCCGGGTTCGGCAGGCCGCTCTGGAGCGTGCTCTGGTGCGGATTCAAGTTGCCAGCAGGAAGGTGAAATAG
- the atpB gene encoding F0F1 ATP synthase subunit A, whose protein sequence is MVHPFLFMQWLVEKLGFGFTSEELHHYGYFNHITYAWVTMGILVLLAWLAARKLSTVPGKMQNFMEVVFEQIERLMGETMGRKGRPYFPLICTLALFILVSNLIALLPGFMPPTANLNTNGALALTVFFGTHIIGVKEHGLKYLKHFTGPIWWLIPLMLPIELIGHVARPVSLTLRLFGNMYGHEVVLMIFLFLAPFIVPLPMMLMGVLIAFIQTFVFTLLTMIYIAGALEEAH, encoded by the coding sequence ATGGTTCACCCCTTTTTATTTATGCAGTGGCTGGTGGAGAAGCTGGGCTTCGGATTCACCTCTGAAGAGCTGCATCATTACGGCTACTTTAATCACATCACATATGCATGGGTCACCATGGGAATCCTGGTGCTGCTTGCCTGGTTGGCCGCCCGGAAGCTCAGCACCGTTCCCGGCAAAATGCAGAATTTCATGGAAGTGGTGTTCGAGCAGATCGAGCGGCTGATGGGCGAAACCATGGGGCGCAAGGGCCGGCCCTATTTCCCCCTGATCTGTACCTTGGCCCTGTTCATCCTGGTTTCCAACCTGATCGCCTTGCTGCCCGGATTCATGCCGCCGACGGCCAATCTCAACACCAATGGCGCTTTGGCCCTGACGGTTTTCTTCGGGACCCACATCATAGGGGTCAAGGAACACGGGTTGAAGTACCTGAAGCATTTTACCGGTCCCATCTGGTGGCTGATCCCACTCATGCTGCCGATCGAGCTGATCGGACATGTCGCCCGGCCGGTATCTCTCACTCTGCGTCTTTTCGGTAATATGTACGGTCATGAAGTGGTGCTGATGATCTTTTTGTTTCTTGCGCCCTTCATTGTGCCGCTGCCGATGATGCTGATGGGGGTCTTGATTGCCTTCATCCAGACCTTCGTCTTTACCTTGTTGACCATGATCTATATCGCCGGAGCCCTGGAAGAAGCGCACTGA
- a CDS encoding F0F1 ATP synthase subunit C: MDFFSLCMIVAGFGMAVGVIPTSLAQGMAIRSALEGVARNPGASGKLLTTMMIGLAMIESLAIYVFVVAMIILFANPFTADVLSMAAKAAQ; encoded by the coding sequence ATGGACTTTTTTTCATTGTGCATGATCGTTGCAGGATTCGGCATGGCGGTAGGTGTCATTCCTACCAGTCTGGCTCAGGGCATGGCCATCAGGAGTGCTCTGGAAGGGGTGGCTCGTAACCCCGGCGCGAGCGGCAAGCTTCTGACAACCATGATGATCGGTCTGGCGATGATCGAATCGCTGGCCATCTACGTCTTTGTCGTGGCGATGATCATCCTGTTCGCCAACCCCTTCACGGCAGATGTACTCAGCATGGCTGCCAAAGCTGCCCAGTAA